The Cryobacterium sp. SO1 genomic sequence CCGAGACGACCGCGTTCCTGGACGCCATCGCACGGCTCGCTCCGATAGCCGAATAAACTAACGCCATGAGCAATGTCACGCCCTCGCCTCGCCGTGCCCACCTGCAGCGCGAAACGAGCGAATCGAGCATCGACCTGTCGATCGACCTCGACGGCACCGGGGTGAGCGACATCCACACCAGTGTGCCGTTCTACGACCACCTGCTCACGGCCTTCGCGAAGCACTCGCTGACCGACCTCACCGTGCACGCCAAGGGCGACATCGAGATCGACGTGCACCACACCGTCGAAGACATCGGCATCGTCCTGGGTCAGGCCATCAAGCAGGCCCTGGGCGACAAGTCCGGCATCTCCCGCTACGGCGACGCGCTGGTGCCGTTGGACGAAGCCCTGGTGCAGGCCGTGGTGGACATCTCCGGGCGGCCCTACCTGGTGCACACCGGGGAGCCGGCCGGGTTCGAATTCCACCTCATCGGCGGCCACTTCACCGGCTCCATGGTGCGGCACGTCTTCGAAGCCATCGCCTTCAACGCCGCGCTCACGGTGCACGTCACCGTGGTCGGCGGCCGCGACCCGCACCACATCGCGGAGGCCGAGTTCAAGGCCTTCGCCCGCGCCTTCCGCCAGGCCAAGACCTACGACGCGCTCGTGTCCGGGATCCCGTCCACCAAGGGTGCCCTGTGACCTCGGTCGTCGTCCTGGACTACGGCACCGGCAACGTGCACTCGGCCGTCAAGGCGCTCGAGCTGGCCGGCGCCGACGTCACCCTCACCGGTGACCGCAAGCTC encodes the following:
- the hisB gene encoding imidazoleglycerol-phosphate dehydratase HisB, with the protein product MSNVTPSPRRAHLQRETSESSIDLSIDLDGTGVSDIHTSVPFYDHLLTAFAKHSLTDLTVHAKGDIEIDVHHTVEDIGIVLGQAIKQALGDKSGISRYGDALVPLDEALVQAVVDISGRPYLVHTGEPAGFEFHLIGGHFTGSMVRHVFEAIAFNAALTVHVTVVGGRDPHHIAEAEFKAFARAFRQAKTYDALVSGIPSTKGAL